A region of Betta splendens chromosome 13, fBetSpl5.4, whole genome shotgun sequence DNA encodes the following proteins:
- the LOC114867870 gene encoding P2Y purinoceptor 3-like: MENFHICPVAAFYQSLLLPVSYSLVFVLGLTLNCALLRSVCCRARRPCSTVIYMTNLAVADLLYVLSLPPLIISNVMGGLWPFGDVLCKSARFFFFVNLHCSMMFLTCVSVHRFLGVCFPIAAVRLRTRKLALFASGSVWVLATAEILPTLAFAHSGTVNNRTVCFEMTNPQNFNVYFPYGLFLAIVGFLIPFLIVLTCYCSMIKALYCSAPGGISKVTTARVRNKSISTILAVCVMFVLCFVPYHVARTVYLFVRVYMPEDCQLLNVAKIAYEVWKPVISFNCCANPLLYFWGSRRHRHKLQALLCKKKMRIHPGVWLVDAGKKGP; this comes from the coding sequence ATGGAGAACTTCCACATCTGCCCCGTAGCTGCCTTCTACCAAAGCCTCCTCCTGCCGGTGTCCTACAGCCTGGTGTTTGTGCTCGGCCTGACTTTGAACTGCGCCCTGCTGCGCAGCGTGTGCTGCCGCGCGCGCCGCCCGTGCAGCACGGTGATCTACATGACCAACCTCGCCGTGGCCGACCTCCTCTACGTGCTGTCACTGCCGCCTCTGATTATAAGCAACGTGATGGGAGGCCTGTGGCCCTTCGGCGACGTCCTCTGCAAGAGCGCCaggttcttcttctttgtcaaCCTTCACTGCAGCATGATGTTCCTCACCTGCGTCAGTGTGCATCGCTTCCTCGGCGTGTGCTTCCCCATCGCCGCTGTGCGCCTCAGGACCAGGAAGCTCGCTCTGTTCGCGTCAGGCTCCGTTTGGGTGCTGGCCACTGCGGAGATTCTACCGACTCTGGCTTTTGCGCACTCCGGTACGGTAAACAACAGGACTGTGTGTTTTGAAATGACTAATCCGCAGAATTTCAACGTGTACTTCCCATATGGGCTGTTCTTGGCCATAGTGGGCTTTCTGATCCCATTCCTCATCGTTCTCACCTGCTACTGCTCCATGATAAAGGCGCTTTACTGCAGCGCACCGGGCGGCATCTCCAAAGTCACGACGGCGCGTGTGCGCAACAAGTCCATCTCCACGATCCTAGCCGTCTGCGTcatgtttgtgctgtgttttgtgcCTTATCACGTCGCTCGGACCGTCTACCTCTTCGTGAGGGTCTACATGCCCGAGGACTGTCAGCTGCTGAACGTGGCCAAGATCGCCTATGAGGTCTGGAAACCTGTCATCAGCTTTAACTGCTGCGCAAACCCCCTCCTCTACTTCTGGGGCTCCCGCCGGCACCGCCACAAACTGCAGGCCTTGCTGTGCAAGAAAAAGATGAGGATACACCCTGGAGTATGGCTGGTGGATGCGGGCAAGAAGGGGCCGTGA